The Ciconia boyciana chromosome 2, ASM3463844v1, whole genome shotgun sequence genome has a segment encoding these proteins:
- the LZTFL1 gene encoding leucine zipper transcription factor-like protein 1, which translates to MAELGLNEHHQNEVINYMRFARFKRGLCLKTVDSCFQDLKDSRLVEETFTVDEVIDMLDGLRTVVHSEVESELINTTYTNVLLLRQLFSQAEKWYLKLQTDISELENRELLEQVAEFEKSEFTSSNKKPSSDLIKPKLAPLNEGGSELLNKTVACLQEENEKLKTRLKTIETQATAALDEKSKLEKSLKDLQMIQGDQKTNGNQDITELENKVAALKCQFEKTLNDSTANQKFLEENLVTTKHDLLKVQDQLSTAEKELEKKFQQTAAYRNMKEILTKKNEQIKVLRKKLSKYEPED; encoded by the exons ATG GCAGAGCTAGGCCTTAATGAGCACCATCAGAATGAAGTGATCAACTACATGCGCTTTGCTCGTTTCAAGCGTGGCCTGTGTCTCAAAACCGTGGATTCTTGTTTTCAGGACCTTAAGGACAGCAG ACTTGTTGAGGAGACCTTCACAGTTGATGAGGTGATAGACATGCTGGATGGACTGCGGACTGTTGTACACAGTGAAGTGGAGTCAGAGCTCATAAATACAACTTACACCAATGTTTTACTTCTGCGGCAGCTCTTTTCGCAGGCTGAGAAATGGTACCTTAAGTTACAGACAGACATCTCTGAATTGGAGAATAG agaATTGTTGGAACAGGTTGCTGAATTTGAAAAGTCAGAATTTACATCTTCGAACAAGAAG CCCAGTTCAGATCTCATTAAACCAAAACTGGCTCCATTAAATGAAGGCGGGTCAGAGCTGCTAAACAAG ACAGTTGCTTGTctccaagaagaaaatgaaaaattgaagaCCAGACTCAAGACCATAGAAACACAG GCTACAGCTGCACTAGATGAAAAGTCCAAACTAGAGAAGTCACTGAAGGATTTACAGATGATCCAAGGAGATCAAAAG ACTAACGGAAACCAGGATATCACTGAACTGGAGAATAAAGTGGCAGCTTTGAAATGCCAGTTTGAGAAGACTTTGAATGACTCTACTGCAAACCAAAAATTCTTGGAAGAGAACTTGGTGACAACAAAACATGACTTGCTTAAGGTTCAGGATCAGCTATCCACAGCTGAAAAG GAATTAGAGAAGAAATTTCAGCAAACAGCTGCCTATCGCAACATGAAAGAGATTCTCACTAAGAAGAATGAACAGATAAAAGTTCTACGTAAAAAGCTTTCCAA aTATGAGCCAGAGGACTAA